GCAGGCGAAACCCTCGGCGGCGGCGGGTTGCGCGGGGCCGACGGCACAGTCCACCGCAAGACCGGCTATGGCAACGCGATCCAGAGCCACCGCATCCCGGACAGCGTCTTCCGCATCATGCGCCACAAGGGCGGGCTGGGCGCTGCCGGATCGCACCCGGCCGTCTTCCCCGTCGCGCTGGTCGAGGCGGTGCTGGAGGCCTTCAGCGATCCCGGCGACCTGGTGTTCGAACCCTTCTGCGGCTCCGGCACACAGCTGATCGCGGCGGAACGCACCGGGCGGCGCTGCTGCGCGGTGGAACTGGACCCGGTCTATTGCGACGTCGCCGTGCGGCGGTGGGAGATGGCGACGGGGCGGATAGCAAGCCGGATCGCGGACCAGGAAGAAGCCGGGAAACCGGCGCGCCGGTCTAGGAAGCGCGCATGACCCAGTCGCGCCGCATGTCCCTGATCGAGGCCGCAACCTACGTGATCGTCGGCTATGCCCTCGCGGTCGGAAGGCAGATCGTGGTGTTTCCGGTCTTCGGCATCCACATCGCGCTGGGCGATCAGCTGGCCATCGGCCTCGCGTTCACCGGCGTATCGCTGGTGCGCGGGTATGTGCTGCGCAGGCTGTTCGAGAGATTCCGTTGACGGGAAATCCGCAGTTCTCTACCGTTCGGCCAAACGAAGGCTCAGAAGCGAGCTTTGAGGAGGGCATGAGCCCCCTCAGGTCGGCAGAAAAACCCTGACGGCATCGTTGTACGGACTGCGGAACCACGAATGATCGGGTCTCGCGCGAGCATGAGCTTCCCGCCGGGGAGCGCCCCTCCAAGGCGCCGCGCATTCGCTTCTCACGAAGTTGAATGGAGGCCCCTTGGATGGGAAAGCTGTCGAATATTCGCCGAACCAAAATGCTGGCGCAGGGCGGCCGGTGCTACTACTGCGACCTGCCGATGTGGGATCCGGAGATGGATCCTGCCGTGCCGGAAATCTGCCAGGCACCACCCTTGCGGAAGTATCTTCGCTGTACCGCAGAGCACCTGCACCCCCGCTCCGACGGCGGTGCCGACGCGCCCACAAACATCGTCGCTGCCTGCTGGTACTGCAACACAAGGCGGCATCACAGAAAGGAGCCCCCCTCCCCGGACGCACATCGCGCACGCGTCCGAGAGAGGATGGCAAATGGGAAATGGCTGGCAGCGCACCTGAAAGACATCAGGAGCGCTGTCTGCTTGGGTGTGAGCACCCGAAGGATCTGATCCTGAAAACCTGATCAAGGCAGCTTGTAGACCGTCCCCCTACCCTCGACCTTCTCGGCGGCGATGGGCAGACCCAGCTTCTTCTTCAGCGCCCCCGAGATGCAGCCGCGGACGGTATGTGCCAACCATCCGGAGGCATCGACCATCTCGGCGACCGTCGCGCCCTCGGGGCGCTGGAGCATGGCGATGATCTGCGCCTGCTTGGTGCCAGCGCGGATGGCGACGGGTTTCGCGGTGCCAGTGTCGTCAGGCGCGGGTTCCGCCTTTGCCTTCGCCTTCCGCACGCTAGCGACAGCGCTGGCCACCACCGGCTCGATCCCGATGGCCTCCAGCCCGGCCGCGGTCGCGATCAGCGTGGTGCCGTGGCCATCGCCGGTCTCGCGCCAAATCGGCTCGCCGCGACGCAGGTTGGCCTCGACCTCCTCGAGCCAGCCGCGGGCGATCAGCTTGCCGACGACCATCTTGGCCGCGGCGCCGACCAGCCCCTCGGGCAGCGGCAGGGCGAGGTTCCCCGGCCGGGTCGCGGCGCGGGAGAGGATCAGGGATTGAGTGTCGGACGGGGTGGTCATCGGAGCCTCCGGGCGCTGTGGCGCGCGCTGTGCGCGCCTTCTACGGAGGCAAGCCCCGTCGTCGAACGGGGCGGCCTTGGCGCCGCGCGGTGCGTCAGGCGGCGTGTTCGCCTTCCTTGAAGGCGCTGTCGGTGATCTGGCGCAGCAGGCCCGCGTAGTGCTTCAGCGTGCCGACGTGCCCCCAATGGATCTCGTCGGGGTGGGTCTCGAAATGGTCGTCGCTGAGGGCCTTCAGGCGCTCCAGCATCATGTCGATCTCGGCCTTGGCGGCGATGAAGGCGTCGAGGGCCTTGTCGTTCGAGGCGGCGCGGCGGGTGGTCATGGCGGGGCATCCTTCGGTGAGTTGCATCGTTCTGGTGCGAACACCATCGCTCTGTCGGGCGGATGATCGTAGGCAAATCGGAGCAATATCAGTGCTTGTCTGATCATTCCGCTCAGATCAGCCGCATCTCCGCCAGCGTGCGGCTGGCAGCGCCAAGCTGGGCGGTCGGCAGTTCGATCTTGATGTGCGACAGGACGTCGGTGGCCTCGGCCGGGATCCCGCTCTCGCGCAGCGCCTGCTCGATAACCTCGGCGATGGCGTCCGGGCGGCTCAGATCAAAGCCCTCGGGAAGGGCGGAATAGTCGATGCGGATGGTGGTCGTGGTCATGATGAAGCCCTCCTGGGATTGGCGCGATGCAGCCTGTTGATGGACAACAGAATCGCTCCGGAGGGGGAGACAATCAACGGGAATGATTGTCTTTTCCTGTTTATTTTCAATATGTTGATAGGCTTCACAGCGCCATGAAAGGCATGAGCGAGCGCGAGTATGCCACCCATTCCGGGCTGTCCCGCGGCGGGGTCCAGAAGGCGCGCAAGAACGGTCGGCTGGTGGTCCATGACGACGGGTCGATCAATGCCGCGGCCTCGGATGTGCGGCGGGCCGAGATGACGGACCCCGACCAGCAGCGGCGCAGCTTGGGTGGGGATGGGCTGGCCAGCGGCCCCGGCGACACGACATCGTATATCAAGGCGCGCACGGCGCTCACGGTTTACGCAGCGCAGGAACGTCAGCTGGCCGTCCAGAAGAAGAAGGGCACGCTGGTCGACCGAGCGCGGGCGGAAACGCTGGTGTTTCGCCTGGCGCGGCAGGAACGGGATGTCTGGGTCACCTGGCCCGGACGGGTGGCCGCGCTGATGGCGGCGCAGATCATGGCGGAGGTGGAACGGCAATCCGGGGCATCGGTGACGATCGAGACCGCGATCATGCAGAGGGTGCTGGAAGCCCATGTCCGCGAACAGCTCGACACCCTCGCCGACCTCAGGGTCTCGCTTGCATGATGAGGACGATGACGACGACCTGACCGCGGGTCTCGACCTCGGCTTCGACGGCGCCGAGGATCTGCTGCGGGTCTGGCGGCAGGGCCTGCGGCCTGATCCGAACCTGACGGTGTCGGAATGGGCGGACCAGCATCGCTGGCTGTCATCGCGCGGCGCGGCCGAACCGGGGCGGTATCGCACCGCCCGGGCGCCTTACCTGCGCGAGATCATGGATGCGCTCTCGCCCGGCCATCCCGCCCAGCGCATCACCTTCATGAAGGCCGCGCAGGTGGGCGCGACCGAGGCGGGCAACAACTGGATCGGCTTTGTCATCCATCACGCCCCTGGGCCGATGCTGGCGGTGCTGCCGAGCCTGGAATTGGCGAAGCGCACCTCACGGGGGCGTTTGGACCCGCTGATCGCGGACAGCCCGGCGCTCCGCGAGCGGGTGAATCCGGCCCGGTCGCGGGATGCGGGCAATTCGATGCTGTCGAAGGAATTCCCCGGCGGCATTCTGGTGCTGACCGGGGCGAATTCCGCCACCGGCCTGCGTTCGATGCCCGCGCGCTATGTGTTCCTCGACGAGGTCGACGCCTATCCCGCCTCAGCCGACGAGGAGGGCGATCCTGTCACGCTGGCCGAAGCCCGCACCACCACCTTCTCGCACCGGCGCAAGGTGTTCATGGTCTCGACTCCGACGATCCGGGGGCTGTCCCGGATCGAGCGGGAATTCGAGGCGTCCGACCAGCGGCGCTACTTCGTGCCCTGTCCCCATTGCGGGGCGATGCAGTGGCTGCAGTTCGACCGACTGCGCTGGGCGAAAGGGAAGCCCGAAACCGCCGCCTATCACTGCGAGGGCTGCGAGCGTCCGATTGCCGAGCACCACAAGACCGAGATGCTGGCCCGCGGCGAATGGCGGGCGACAGCGGTCTCCAGGGATCCGAAGGCCATCGGCTTCCACCTGTCGGCGCTCTACTCGCCCTTGGGCTGGAAAAGCTGGTCCGACATCGCGCGGGAATGGCTGGCGGCCCAGGGGTCGGACGAGACGCTGCGCGTCGCGCGGAACACGCTTCTGGGGGAAACGTGGATCGAAAGCGGCGACGCGCCGGAATGGCAGCGGCTGGCGGATCGGCGCGAGGCGTGGAAGCCGGGCACGGTCCCCATGGCCGGGCTGTTCCTGACGGCCGGGGCAGACGTGCAGAGGGACCGGATCGAGGTCGATATCTGGGCCTGGGGCCGGGGTCTCGAGTCCTGGCTGGTCGATCACATCGTCATTCCGGGCGGCCCAGACGATCCCGCCGCCTGGGACAAGCTGACCGCCCTTCTCAGCCGGTCGTGGCAGCATGCCAACGGTGCCTTCATGACGGTGGCACGACTCGGCATCGACACCGGTTACGAGGCCGCGGCGGTCTATGCCTGGTCACGCAAGGTTGGGTTCGAGCAAGTGGCACCCCTGAAGGGCCTAGAGGGCTTCAACCGGTCGGCACCGGTCTCGGGCCCGACCTTCGTCGATGCGACCATCGGCGGCAAACGCCTGCGCCGCGGCGCGCGGCTCTGGTCGGTGGCAACGGCGACGTTCAAGGCAGAGAACTACCGGTTCCTGCGGATCGAACGACCCTCGGACGAAGACCGGGCGCTGGGCGCCCTCGATGCGCCGGGGACCGTGCACATCCCAAGCTGGGCCGACACCGAATGGCTGAAGCAGCTGGTGGCCGAGCAGCTGGTCACCATCCGGAACAAGCGCGGCTATGCCCATCAGGAATGGCAGAAGATGCGCGAGCGGAACGAGGCGCTAGACTGCCGGGTCTACGCCCGCGCGGCGGCGTGGATCCTTGGCGCCGACCGCTGGGACGAAGCGACATGGCGGCGGCTGGAAGCTCAGGCGGGCGTCGAAACGCGCATGCCAGCGGCCGTCGCGATGGACGCCACACCAACCGATACGGCCCAGCCCAAGGCCGGAACCCTGACCACGCCGCGCCGGAAACGGCGGGCCTACACCCCGAACTTCATGAGGGACTGATGGACCTGGAACGCATGCAGGCCCTGCTGACCGCGCTGCAGGAAGCCCGCTTCGCCGGGCTGCGCAGCGTCAGCTACGACGGCAAGACCGTGACCTACGGCTCGGATGCCGAACTGGCGGCGGCGATCAGGGATCTTGAGGGGCGGATCGCAGCGGCCAGCGGCACATCTGCCCGTCGCCGCCGCTGGGGCACCGTCGCCACGAAGGGTCTGTGACCATGGTCCTCGACGCCTTCCGCGCGCGCCTCGGAAGCATCATCGGCGGTTTTGACGCCGCGCAGTCCCACCGTCGCATGCGCGGCTTCCGCGCCACCCGGGCGCATGTGAACACGCTGATCGCAGCCTCGGGCGAGACGATCACCGCCCGGGCGCGCTGGTTGGTCCGGAATAACGGCTATGCCGCGAATGCGGTCGACGCCTTCGCAAACCATGTCGTCGGCGACGGGATCAAACCCTCGTCAAAGATCGCGGACGCCGCGAAGAAGGAGGAGTTGCAGAAGCTGTGGCTGGCCTGGACCGACGAGGCCGATGCCGAGGGGCTGACCGACTTTTTCGGGTTGCAGCGGCGGGCCGCGCGCGAGGTGTTTCTGGCAGGCGAGGTCTTCCTGCGTATCCGCACAAGGCGGCCGGAGGACGGCCTGACCGTACCGATGCAGCTGCAGATGCTGCCCTCGGAAATGCTGCCCCAGGACATGACCCGCGTCCTGCCCGGCGCAGGGTCGATCCGTCAGGGTATCGAGTTCGACGGCATCGGCCGCCGCGTGGCCTATCACTTCCTGCGCCGCCATCCGGGGGACATGACCGACCCGGGGCTGGTGGGTGAGACGGTTCGCGTGCCCGCCTCCGAGGTGATCCACATTCTGGACCCGGTCGAGGCGGGCCAGCTGCGCGGGGTGTCGCGCTTCGCCGCGGCGGTGGTGAAGCTCTTCACCCTCGATCTCTACGACGATGCGGAACTCGAGCGGAAGAAGACCGCAGCGATGTTCGCCATGTTCATCACCTCCCCCGCCCCGGAAACCGCCCTCGATCCGGCCGAGGACGACCTCGAGGTGGAACCGGGCCAGGTGGTGCGCCTTGATCCGGGCGAGGATGTCACCACACCCTCGACGCCTGATTCCGGGTCCACCTATGAACCCTTCCAGTACCGCACGCTCCTGCAGATCGGCGCGGCGCTGGGCGTGCCCTATGGCTACCTGACGGGCGACACCGCGAAGGGGAACTTCTCGAATACGCGGATCGCGCTCGTCGATTTCCGCCGCCGCATCTCGGCCTTCCAGCATTCGGTCATGGTTTACCAGCTCTGCCGGGCGGTCTGGACCCGCTGGATGGACATGGCGGTGCTGGCGGGCGCCATCGATCTGCCGGGCTATGCGACAGAGCGGCGGCAATACCTCGCCTGCGACTGGCTTCCCACGAAATGGGACTGGATCGACCCGGCCAAGGATGCTGCGGCCGAGATCCTGCAGATCGAGGCAGGCCTCAAATCCCGCACGCAGGCCATCGCCGAACGGGGATACGACGCAGAGCAGGTGGACCGCGAAATCGCTGCGGAACGCAAGCGCGAGGCCGCGCTTGGTCTCGACTTCCGGCGGCCGGGGTCCCCCGCGCAGGCGGCCGGTGGCGGCGCTGGGCCGGGCGATGCAGAGGACGAGCGGCGGGATCAGCAGGACACCAACGATCAGGAAGACGACGGCGAGGACCGGGAACCCCGGCCCGCGGAGGACGCATGATGCACCACACCCAGATCGCCCAGCGCGTCTTCAACACGGCCCTGATGGTCGATCCCGCCAAGGCGCTGGCAATCCTCACCGGGCTTGGGCCGCTGATCACCGGGCGAGAGATCAGCGTCGAGGGGGTCGAAATCGCCGCCGAAGCGCAGGAGGCCGCCACCCTGCCCGCCCGGGCGTCGCTCTTCGGTGACGACCTGACCAAGCGCCGGGCGCGGGACGGAAGCCAGCCCTTCGCCGTCGTGGACGGGATCGCGGTCATCGAAATTGCTGGCACGTTGGTGCATCGCGGGGCGTGGATCGGTCAATCTTCCGGCCTGACCTCCTACGAGGGTATCGCCGCCCAGCTGCAGGCGGCCGTCACCGATCCCGCCATCCGTGGCATCGCCCTCGACATCGACAGCTTCGGTGGCGAGGTCGCGGGCGCGTTCGATCTGGCCGACCGCATCCGGGCGGCAAGGGAACAGAAACCGGTCCATGCCTTCGTCGCCGACCACGCCCTCTCGGCCGCCTATGCGCTGGCCTCCCAGGCCGACCGCATCATCCTGCCCCGGACCGGGGCCGTCGGCAGCATCGGTGTCGTCGCCATGCACAGCGACATGAGCGGGGCGCTGGACCAGAAGGGCATCGCCGTCACGCTGATCCATGCAGGCGCGCGCAAGGTCGATGCGAACCCGTATCAGGCGCTGCCCGAGGCCGTCCGCGCCCGGATCGCGGGCGAGCTGGAAGACCTGCGCCAGCTCTTCGCCGAAACCGTCGCCGAGGGGCGTGGCCGTCGCCTCGACACCCTACGGGCGCTGGGCACCGAGGCCGCCGTCTTCCGCGGAGAGGCGGCCGTCTTCGCCGGTCTCGCCGACGAGGTGGCCGATCCCGTCACCGCCTTCCGCGCTTTCGCCGCCGCACCTCGCGGCACATCCACCCCCAGAGGAAAGGGCCCGATGATGACCACTGCCCCCGAAGATCATGCGCAGCCTGCGCCCACGCCTGCTGCCAGCGCCACGCCGGAACCGGCCCCGCCCGCGGCAGTCGCACCGCCGCAAACCACGGCGGCCGCCATGTCGCCCGAGGCGATCCGCGCCGAGGCGGCCGAGGTCGCACAGGTCTGCTCGCAGGCCACGCGCCTCGGCATCCACATCGACGCCGCGGATGCGGTCGCCAAGGGCGTAAAGCCTGAAGCCCTGCGCGCCAAGGTGCTGGCGGACCTTGCGGCGCGCAGCGATGCCGCGGGCATCATCGCCACGGCCCCCGCACCCGGGGCCAAGGAAAGCCCCATCGTCGCGGCCGCCAAGAAATCGGCCGCCTCGCGCTGACAGTTCCGCCCACGCTGGGCGCCCCCATCCCCCAACATCCTGGAGACTGAACCATGCCCGTCCTGACGGAACCGCCCAGCATGGGCGATGTCCTCAAGTATGAGGTCAACCCGAACTTCACCCGCGAGGTGATCACCCTGCAGCTTGGCCTGTCCTATCCGGCAGGGTCGGTCCTGGGGCGCATCACGGCCAGCGGCAAGTACACCCTCTCGCCCGCAACCGGGGCCGACGGTTCACAGACCGCAGTCGCCGTGCTCCTCTATCCAGTGAACGCCACGCTCGCCGACGCGGTGGGCATCGTGGTCACCCGTGGTCCCGCCATCGTCTCGCGCGCCGCCCTTGCCTACGAGGCCACCGTCAACGACGCGGCCAAGATCGCCGCCAAGATCACCCAGCTGGCCGCGGTCGGCATCATCGCCCGCGACGGCGTCTGACGCAGCCCTCCCGGCCGCACCAATCCTCTCATCCCCCGGAGCCCCACCATGACCCTCGTCCGCAATCCCTTCGACGCTGGCGGCTATTCGCTGGCCGAGATGACGCAGGCCATCAACATCCTGCCCAACCTCTACACCCGCCTCGCCCAGATCGGCCTCTTCCGCTTCGAGGGGGTCAGCCAGCGCTCGGTCATCATCGAGCAATACGAAGGCGTCCTGAGCCTCCTGCCCTCCGTCCCCCTCGGTGGCCCGGCTACCGTCGGCACCCGCGAGGGCCGGTCCATGCGGTCCTTCGCCCTGCCGTGGATCCCGCATGATGATGTGGTCTTGCCTGCCGACATCCAGGGGCAACCCGCGCTGGGCGGCGCGTTCGACGCTGCCGATCCCCTCGTCGAAGTGATGAACCGCAAGCTGCTGCTGATGCGGCGCAAGCATGCCCAGACCCGCGAGTACATGGAGATGAACGCGCTGCGCGGCATCGTGAAGGACGGGGCCGGGACCACCCTCTACAACTACTTCACCGAATTCGGCCTGGCGCAAATCTCGGTCGACTTCGTGCTGGGCACGGCCGGAACGAACGTCCAGGGCAAGGTCCGAGAGGTGCTGCGGGCCATCGAGGACAACCTCCTCGGCGAGGCCATGACCTCTGTCCATGCGCTGGTCAGCCGCGAGTTCTTCGACAAGCTGATCGCGCATCCCAAGACCGAGGAAGCCTACAAGTTCTACGCCTCGACCGGCGCCCAGCCCCTGCGCGAGGACGTGCGGCGCAACTTCCCCTTCGGCGGAATCCTCTTCGAGGAATACTCGGGCACCGTCACCCTCTCGACGAAGGCCACCGAACGGCTGGTCCCGGCGAGCGAGGGCATCGCTTTCCCCTTGGGCACGATGGACACCTTCACCACCTATGGCGGCCCGGCGAACCTGCTGGAAACCGCCAACACCATCGGGCTGCCGCTCTATGCCCGCCAGCATCTCGACGAGAAGGGCCGCTGGATCGACGTGATGACCGAGGCCTCGATCTTGCCGGTGAACAAGCGGCCGCGGCTGGCGATCCGCCTGCACACGTCGAACTGACGGACGCACCCATGTTCGTCTTTGCCGCCGCCATGGACCGCATCTTCACCCATGCCTCCATGGCGGCACCCGCCCTCTGGATCTCGGCCACCACCTCCGAGGAACGCCCGATCCGCATCATCCGCCGCGCCCCGGATCGCGTGACCGACTTCGGCGCAGGCCGCTTCGTCAGCGACACGACCGTTGTGGACGTGCGCGTGGCTGACCTGCCCGCCCCGCGTCCGGGCGATCTGATCGTCATCGGTGCCGACAGCCATGTGATCCAGGGGGAACCGCTGCGCGACCGGGAACGGCTGATCTGGACCCTCGATCTGCGCCCGGCGTGATCCGATGAAACTGAAGCTCACCATCGATCCTGACATCGTCGCGATGATGCAGGCGGAAATCGCCGCCGGCGAGAAGGCCGTCACCACCGCCATGCGCGAGGCGGGCGCGGGCCTCAAATCCGCCTGGCGCGGCCAGATCACCGGCGCTGGCCTCGGCACCCGGCTGGGCAATTCGATCCGGCTGGCCACCTATCCCAAGGGTGGCGAGAGCCTGAACGCCGCGGCGCTGGTCTGGTCGAATGCCCCGGTGATCGTCGGGGCGCACGATGCCGGACCACTGATCCGGTCGCGCAACGGGTTCTGGCTGGCCATCCCCACCGCGGCCGCGGGCAAATCCACCCGCGGAGGCCGCATCACCCCGGGCGCATGGGAACGCCGCACGGGACTGCGGCTGCGGTTCATCTACCGGCGCCGGGGCCCGAGCCTGCTGGTGGCCGAGGGGCGGTTGAACAGCAAGGGCCGCGCGGTGGCGTCAAGATCGAAGACCGGCCGCGGGCTGACCACTGTGCCGATCTTCCTCCTTGTGCCGCAGGTCAAGCTGCGCAAGCGGCTCGATCTGGCGCGGGATGCCGAGCGGGCCATCGACGGCGTGCCGGGGCGGATCGTCGCGGGGTGGGTCACTTGATACGGCGGCAATCCGGGTCGCATCCCCCGATAAAGGTTCTCGACACCTCGGGATCAAACTGCTACGAGGCAAGAACTGCTTCCGTACTCCCAAAGCACTTACTACCCTCTTCTCCTAGCCGCTGACGACAGAGTGCAACGGCCATA
This portion of the Paracoccus sp. N5 genome encodes:
- a CDS encoding DUF3489 domain-containing protein, producing MTTPSDTQSLILSRAATRPGNLALPLPEGLVGAAAKMVVGKLIARGWLEEVEANLRRGEPIWRETGDGHGTTLIATAAGLEAIGIEPVVASAVASVRKAKAKAEPAPDDTGTAKPVAIRAGTKQAQIIAMLQRPEGATVAEMVDASGWLAHTVRGCISGALKKKLGLPIAAEKVEGRGTVYKLP
- a CDS encoding head decoration protein → MPVLTEPPSMGDVLKYEVNPNFTREVITLQLGLSYPAGSVLGRITASGKYTLSPATGADGSQTAVAVLLYPVNATLADAVGIVVTRGPAIVSRAALAYEATVNDAAKIAAKITQLAAVGIIARDGV
- a CDS encoding DUF6441 family protein, yielding MKLKLTIDPDIVAMMQAEIAAGEKAVTTAMREAGAGLKSAWRGQITGAGLGTRLGNSIRLATYPKGGESLNAAALVWSNAPVIVGAHDAGPLIRSRNGFWLAIPTAAAGKSTRGGRITPGAWERRTGLRLRFIYRRRGPSLLVAEGRLNSKGRAVASRSKTGRGLTTVPIFLLVPQVKLRKRLDLARDAERAIDGVPGRIVAGWVT
- a CDS encoding S49 family peptidase — translated: MHHTQIAQRVFNTALMVDPAKALAILTGLGPLITGREISVEGVEIAAEAQEAATLPARASLFGDDLTKRRARDGSQPFAVVDGIAVIEIAGTLVHRGAWIGQSSGLTSYEGIAAQLQAAVTDPAIRGIALDIDSFGGEVAGAFDLADRIRAAREQKPVHAFVADHALSAAYALASQADRIILPRTGAVGSIGVVAMHSDMSGALDQKGIAVTLIHAGARKVDANPYQALPEAVRARIAGELEDLRQLFAETVAEGRGRRLDTLRALGTEAAVFRGEAAVFAGLADEVADPVTAFRAFAAAPRGTSTPRGKGPMMTTAPEDHAQPAPTPAASATPEPAPPAAVAPPQTTAAAMSPEAIRAEAAEVAQVCSQATRLGIHIDAADAVAKGVKPEALRAKVLADLAARSDAAGIIATAPAPGAKESPIVAAAKKSAASR
- a CDS encoding phage portal protein → MVLDAFRARLGSIIGGFDAAQSHRRMRGFRATRAHVNTLIAASGETITARARWLVRNNGYAANAVDAFANHVVGDGIKPSSKIADAAKKEELQKLWLAWTDEADAEGLTDFFGLQRRAAREVFLAGEVFLRIRTRRPEDGLTVPMQLQMLPSEMLPQDMTRVLPGAGSIRQGIEFDGIGRRVAYHFLRRHPGDMTDPGLVGETVRVPASEVIHILDPVEAGQLRGVSRFAAAVVKLFTLDLYDDAELERKKTAAMFAMFITSPAPETALDPAEDDLEVEPGQVVRLDPGEDVTTPSTPDSGSTYEPFQYRTLLQIGAALGVPYGYLTGDTAKGNFSNTRIALVDFRRRISAFQHSVMVYQLCRAVWTRWMDMAVLAGAIDLPGYATERRQYLACDWLPTKWDWIDPAKDAAAEILQIEAGLKSRTQAIAERGYDAEQVDREIAAERKREAALGLDFRRPGSPAQAAGGGAGPGDAEDERRDQQDTNDQEDDGEDREPRPAEDA
- a CDS encoding major capsid protein, whose protein sequence is MTLVRNPFDAGGYSLAEMTQAINILPNLYTRLAQIGLFRFEGVSQRSVIIEQYEGVLSLLPSVPLGGPATVGTREGRSMRSFALPWIPHDDVVLPADIQGQPALGGAFDAADPLVEVMNRKLLLMRRKHAQTREYMEMNALRGIVKDGAGTTLYNYFTEFGLAQISVDFVLGTAGTNVQGKVREVLRAIEDNLLGEAMTSVHALVSREFFDKLIAHPKTEEAYKFYASTGAQPLREDVRRNFPFGGILFEEYSGTVTLSTKATERLVPASEGIAFPLGTMDTFTTYGGPANLLETANTIGLPLYARQHLDEKGRWIDVMTEASILPVNKRPRLAIRLHTSN
- a CDS encoding phage terminase large subunit family protein; its protein translation is MSANSSTPSPTSGSRLHDEDDDDDLTAGLDLGFDGAEDLLRVWRQGLRPDPNLTVSEWADQHRWLSSRGAAEPGRYRTARAPYLREIMDALSPGHPAQRITFMKAAQVGATEAGNNWIGFVIHHAPGPMLAVLPSLELAKRTSRGRLDPLIADSPALRERVNPARSRDAGNSMLSKEFPGGILVLTGANSATGLRSMPARYVFLDEVDAYPASADEEGDPVTLAEARTTTFSHRRKVFMVSTPTIRGLSRIEREFEASDQRRYFVPCPHCGAMQWLQFDRLRWAKGKPETAAYHCEGCERPIAEHHKTEMLARGEWRATAVSRDPKAIGFHLSALYSPLGWKSWSDIAREWLAAQGSDETLRVARNTLLGETWIESGDAPEWQRLADRREAWKPGTVPMAGLFLTAGADVQRDRIEVDIWAWGRGLESWLVDHIVIPGGPDDPAAWDKLTALLSRSWQHANGAFMTVARLGIDTGYEAAAVYAWSRKVGFEQVAPLKGLEGFNRSAPVSGPTFVDATIGGKRLRRGARLWSVATATFKAENYRFLRIERPSDEDRALGALDAPGTVHIPSWADTEWLKQLVAEQLVTIRNKRGYAHQEWQKMRERNEALDCRVYARAAAWILGADRWDEATWRRLEAQAGVETRMPAAVAMDATPTDTAQPKAGTLTTPRRKRRAYTPNFMRD